Proteins from one Anopheles nili chromosome 2, idAnoNiliSN_F5_01, whole genome shotgun sequence genomic window:
- the LOC128725041 gene encoding trypsin 5G1-like, whose translation MKVLRTLLLTLFIGALGSAVPSISEYRPWWMHGVGHLSGFNKIVGGFEIDISQAPFQVSLRVRGHICGGSIISKRWILTAAHCASPKEGPYEVRVGSSTSKSGGQLFSIKKVIQHPKYNSGTFKNDFALLELEIDLEFSENVAPIDLPNQNEPVKEGTMLQVSGWGTTQNPNESNTVLRAVNVPAVDQQECNRSYGNRNKIHDEMLCAGYLEGGKDSCQGDSGGPLVKGNVLVGVVSWGKGCAEAGYYGVYARVASAKNWITSVMDK comes from the coding sequence atgaaagtgtTGAGAACATTATTGTTAACTTTATTCATCGGAGCGCTTGGTTCCGCTGTTCCTTCGATATCCGAGTATCGGCCATGGTGGATGCATGGCGTAGGACATTTGAGCGGATTTAATAAAATTGTCGGTGGGTTTGAAATTGACATTTCTCAAGCTCCATTTCAAGTTAGCCTTCGCGTTAGAGGCCACATATGTGGCGGAAGTATTATTAGCAAACGATGGATTCTCACAGCAGCACATTGTGCTTCTCCCAAAGAAGGCCCTTACGAAGTACGCGTGGGATCATCTACTTCGAAGAGTGGAGGACAACTGTTTTCTATTAAAAAAGTTATACAGCACCCCAAATACAACAGTGGAACATTTAAAAACGATTTCGCATTGTTGGAATTAGAAATCGATTTAGAATTCAGTGAAAACGTTGCTCCGATAGATTTACCAAACCAGAACGAACCGGTAAAGGAAGGGACGATGCTTCAAGTTTCTGGTTGGGGTACGACGCAGAATCCTAATGAGTCGAACACTGTGCTTCGAGCAGTTAACGTGCCAGCCGTAGATCAACAAGAATGTAATCGTAGTTATGGAAATAGGAATAAAATACATGACGAAATGCTCTGTGCAGGTTACCTAGAAGGAGGAAAAGATTCATGTCAGGGAGACTCAGGTGGTCCTTTGGTGAAAGGAAATGTCCTAGTTGGTGTGGTTTCATGGGGTAAAGGATGTGCTGAGGCTGGGTATTATGGCGTTTACGCCCGCGTGGCAAGTGCAAAGAATTGGATAACTAGTGTAATggacaaataa